CTCGTACGCGACAACGGCACGGGCCTCGGCGACGTCCCGGAGGGCGCCGGCATCACCGGCATGCGCGAACGTGCCCTCCTGATCGGCGCCGCCCTCACCCTCGAACCGGCCCCCGACCGGGGCACCGACGTACGCCTGCGCATACCGGTGACGGAAGGAGCACGCTGATGTCCACACCGGTGACGCCGGGAAGCCCGTCGACCACCACCCGGCCCCCGATCCGCGTCCTGCTCGCCGACGACCACACCCTCGTACGCCGGGGAGTGCGCCTCATCCTGGACGGGGAGCCCGACCTGACGGTCGTGGCCGAGGCCGGGGACGGGGCCGAAGCCGTCGCCCGCGCCCTGGACACCGCCGTCGACCTGGCCGTCCTGGACGTCGCCATGCCCCGCATGACCGGCCTCCAAGCGGCTCGCGAACTCTCCCGCCGCCTGCCCGCGCTGCACATCCTGATCCTGACGATGTACGACAACGAGGAGTACTTCTTCGAGGCGCTCAGGGCCGGAGCCAGCGGTTACGTCCTCAAGTCCGTCGCCGACCGCGACCTGGTCGAGGCCTGCCGGGCGGCCGTGCGCGACGAGCCGTTCATCTACCCGGGCGCCGAGCGGGCCCTCGTCCGCTCCTACCTGGAGCGGCTGCACCGGGGCGACGGCCTGCCGGAACGGGCCATCACCGAACGCGAGGAGGAGATCCTCAAGCTGGTCGCCGAGGGCCACACCTCGAAGGAGATCGGCGAACTCCTCTTCATCAGCGCCAAGACGGTCGAACGCCACCGCGCCAATCTCCTGCAGAAGCTCGGCATGCGCGACCGTCTGGAGCTGACCAGGTACGCGATCCG
The genomic region above belongs to Streptomyces coeruleorubidus and contains:
- a CDS encoding response regulator, which gives rise to MSTPVTPGSPSTTTRPPIRVLLADDHTLVRRGVRLILDGEPDLTVVAEAGDGAEAVARALDTAVDLAVLDVAMPRMTGLQAARELSRRLPALHILILTMYDNEEYFFEALRAGASGYVLKSVADRDLVEACRAAVRDEPFIYPGAERALVRSYLERLHRGDGLPERAITEREEEILKLVAEGHTSKEIGELLFISAKTVERHRANLLQKLGMRDRLELTRYAIRAGLIEA